One part of the Paracoccus sp. MBLB3053 genome encodes these proteins:
- a CDS encoding DNA gyrase inhibitor YacG → MACPICGKPADEKYRPFCSRRCADVDLARWLRGDYRIPGEPVSESEKED, encoded by the coding sequence ATGGCCTGCCCGATCTGCGGCAAGCCGGCGGACGAGAAATACCGCCCCTTCTGCTCGCGTCGTTGCGCCGACGTTGATCTGGCCCGCTGGCTGCGGGGGGATTACCGCATCCCGGGCGAGCCCGTCAGCGAGAGTGAAAAAGAAGATTAA
- a CDS encoding UbiA family prenyltransferase — MRLNDAALVVDMDGTLIKSDSLHETLLRLVVEHPIPSIGLPGLVTRGKPEFKRLVADRKILAPDNLPYNEAVIEMVRRARAEGRTTALVSAADHRQVEVVAAHLGLFDLAVGTGAMAAGAGNIAGSGKAALLRQTFGEKGFDYIGDSRADLPVWAAARDAYVVGPSTGLHKAAEEHGLRLIAVDKPGPRWRPALRAMRPHQWSKNFLVLLPALAAHDLSALGPALIAMLIFCFVASSVYLLNDLIDLPSDRAHPRKRLRPFASGALKIRDGLMLAAGLMVVSLLLSLALLPPLFLAVLALYFVTTFAYSIWLKRKVLIDVVTLAGLYTLRIIAGAAATGIILSPWLLGFSMFIFFSLAAIKRQAELTDFGKNGDEKPAGRGYMASDLPVVRGIAISAGQAAVLVFALYVNSTAIEDLYKRPELMWLICPILLYWLGRMELMTHRGYMSDDPIVFAARDRVSQVCVLTMALVVVAAVFGG; from the coding sequence TTGCGCCTGAATGATGCTGCGCTGGTTGTGGACATGGACGGCACGCTCATCAAAAGCGACAGCCTTCATGAAACGCTGCTTCGGCTGGTGGTCGAACATCCCATTCCCTCGATCGGCCTGCCCGGCCTGGTCACGCGGGGGAAGCCCGAGTTCAAGCGCCTGGTCGCCGATCGCAAGATCCTGGCCCCCGACAATCTGCCCTATAACGAGGCCGTCATCGAGATGGTGCGGCGGGCACGCGCCGAAGGACGGACAACGGCCCTTGTCTCGGCCGCGGATCACCGACAGGTGGAAGTGGTCGCGGCACATCTTGGCCTTTTCGATCTGGCCGTCGGGACCGGCGCGATGGCGGCCGGCGCGGGCAATATCGCGGGCTCCGGCAAGGCCGCGCTGCTGCGCCAGACCTTCGGGGAAAAGGGGTTCGACTATATTGGCGACAGCCGGGCCGACCTGCCGGTCTGGGCCGCCGCACGCGATGCCTATGTCGTCGGTCCATCAACGGGCCTGCACAAGGCGGCCGAGGAACACGGGCTGCGGCTGATCGCCGTCGACAAGCCGGGCCCGCGCTGGCGTCCCGCCCTGCGCGCGATGCGTCCCCATCAATGGTCCAAGAACTTCCTTGTCCTGCTGCCGGCCCTTGCGGCGCATGATCTTTCGGCGCTCGGCCCGGCCCTGATCGCCATGTTGATCTTCTGCTTCGTCGCCTCATCGGTCTATCTGCTGAACGACCTCATCGACCTTCCCTCGGACAGGGCCCATCCGCGCAAGCGCCTGCGGCCCTTCGCCTCGGGCGCGCTCAAGATCCGCGACGGGCTGATGCTTGCGGCGGGCCTGATGGTGGTGTCGCTTTTGCTGTCGCTGGCGCTGCTGCCGCCGCTGTTCCTTGCCGTGCTCGCCCTCTATTTCGTCACGACCTTTGCCTATTCGATCTGGCTCAAGCGCAAGGTCCTGATCGATGTGGTCACGCTGGCCGGACTTTACACCTTGCGCATCATCGCGGGCGCGGCCGCGACCGGGATCATCCTGTCCCCCTGGCTGCTCGGCTTTTCGATGTTCATCTTCTTCTCGCTCGCCGCGATCAAGCGTCAGGCCGAGCTGACTGATTTCGGCAAGAACGGCGACGAAAAGCCTGCGGGCCGCGGTTACATGGCAAGCGACCTGCCAGTGGTGCGCGGCATCGCGATCTCGGCCGGTCAGGCCGCCGTTCTCGTCTTTGCGCTATATGTCAACAGCACCGCGATCGAAGACCTCTACAAGCGCCCGGAACTGATGTGGCTGATCTGCCCCATCCTTCTCTACTGGCTGGGCCGAATGGAGCTGATGACCCATCGCGGCTACATGTCCGACGACCCGATCGTCTTTGCCGCACGCGACAGGGTCAGCCAGGTCTGCGTTCTGACCATGGCGCTCGTCGTGGTCGCGGCCGTCTTCGGAGGCTAG
- a CDS encoding glycosyltransferase family 39 protein — protein sequence MNRNSDRDLAWLLAIGLALRIIWALMVPVEPVSDSWAYANFARNIVEHGVYGGQPDQPSAYWAVGPAAITAATFLIFGTESFVGVVLLNLLAGALIILLIYRIGEIWYDQRTATIAALIAALWPNLIFFTSILSSEIWFIALTLGGLWFHERRDGRAWLNLLLAGVIWGLACYVRPVILLLPVALALVALPDGWRAILRAGIRAALLVGLIVLTVSPWTYRNARTFGSPVLVSTNFGPNLWMGNNPDTTGGYMPLPERVGEMDEIERAETLKSEAKDYIRSEPVAFVARTLRKVAQLHERETIGVVWNGDFLTQTIGQPGLLGLKLIATGYWFAVLGLAVFAVALRFAQSPARALFHPAIAGWAYFTMLHAITVVEDRYHMPSAPFIALLAAASANYLLQRRNLPYASRKERRTT from the coding sequence ATGAACCGCAATTCGGACCGCGACCTTGCATGGCTTCTCGCAATCGGGCTGGCGCTGCGCATCATCTGGGCGCTGATGGTGCCGGTCGAACCCGTCTCGGACAGCTGGGCCTATGCAAACTTTGCCCGCAACATCGTCGAGCACGGCGTCTATGGCGGGCAACCCGACCAACCCAGCGCCTATTGGGCGGTCGGACCCGCCGCGATCACCGCCGCGACCTTCCTCATCTTCGGGACGGAAAGTTTCGTCGGCGTGGTCCTTCTCAACCTGCTGGCGGGCGCGCTGATCATCCTGCTGATCTATCGGATCGGTGAAATCTGGTACGATCAGCGAACCGCGACGATCGCGGCCCTGATCGCGGCGCTCTGGCCGAACCTGATCTTCTTCACCTCGATCCTGTCGAGCGAGATCTGGTTCATCGCCCTGACCCTCGGCGGTCTGTGGTTCCATGAAAGACGTGACGGCCGAGCCTGGCTGAACCTGCTTCTCGCCGGCGTCATCTGGGGCCTCGCATGCTATGTCCGGCCCGTCATCCTGCTTTTGCCGGTCGCCCTTGCGCTGGTCGCCCTGCCCGATGGCTGGCGCGCAATTCTGCGGGCCGGCATCCGCGCCGCGCTTCTGGTCGGGCTGATCGTTCTGACGGTGTCGCCCTGGACCTATCGCAATGCCCGCACATTCGGGAGCCCGGTTCTTGTCTCGACCAATTTCGGGCCGAATCTCTGGATGGGCAACAACCCCGATACAACCGGCGGCTACATGCCCCTGCCCGAGCGGGTCGGAGAAATGGACGAGATCGAGCGTGCCGAAACGCTGAAGTCCGAGGCCAAGGATTACATCAGATCCGAGCCGGTCGCCTTTGTCGCGCGGACCCTGCGCAAGGTTGCGCAATTGCACGAACGCGAAACCATCGGCGTGGTCTGGAACGGCGACTTCCTCACCCAGACGATCGGCCAGCCCGGCCTGCTGGGCCTGAAGCTGATCGCGACGGGCTATTGGTTCGCCGTGCTGGGACTTGCAGTTTTCGCCGTCGCGCTGCGTTTCGCGCAATCCCCCGCACGGGCGCTCTTTCATCCTGCGATCGCCGGTTGGGCCTATTTCACCATGCTCCACGCAATCACCGTGGTCGAGGATCGCTACCACATGCCCAGCGCGCCCTTCATCGCCCTGCTGGCGGCCGCCAGCGCCAACTATCTTCTGCAACGGCGAAACCTGCCATATGCCAGCCGGAAAGAGCGGAGAACGACATGA
- a CDS encoding DMT family transporter: protein MNHWLLIFIAAAANVVLNLCLKQGGRDLNTAGLVPLVGSIFVSPWMWAAVGSAVILLSAFVAAVRVYSLSLTYTAVTALAMVTLTGLGIALQQEALSLGRLAGLALIVGGLIVIAISSSAA from the coding sequence ATGAACCACTGGCTTCTCATCTTCATCGCGGCCGCAGCGAATGTGGTCTTGAACCTCTGCCTGAAACAGGGCGGGCGCGACCTGAACACGGCGGGCCTCGTTCCGCTTGTCGGAAGCATCTTCGTGTCGCCCTGGATGTGGGCCGCGGTGGGCAGTGCGGTGATCCTTCTGTCGGCCTTTGTCGCGGCGGTCAGGGTCTATTCGCTCAGCCTGACCTATACGGCGGTCACCGCGCTTGCGATGGTCACGCTGACCGGGCTTGGCATCGCACTGCAGCAAGAGGCCCTGTCGCTTGGAAGGCTTGCAGGTCTGGCCCTGATCGTCGGCGGCCTGATCGTCATCGCCATCAGCAGCTCTGCGGCCTGA
- a CDS encoding outer membrane protein, whose translation MKQARSATALAIAALAGGTGMASAQTLSLGDFYVKAFGGAAWPQNFDTTLKEDGEQIARPSFDYETGYTLGVAVGAALTSNISMEIEYAYRSFDAAITDRDEDDESSRADGDSSANAFMFNAIYMFDGMGATGAIRPYLGGGIGGVNVETSVPGQNYDADTLLAYQLIGGVGYELNPNVTLYAEGRWFQTESGRFDGPGGDYFDGKLESFDLLAGLRYTF comes from the coding sequence ATGAAACAGGCAAGGTCGGCGACAGCACTGGCGATCGCGGCGCTGGCGGGGGGCACGGGAATGGCCTCCGCTCAGACGCTTTCGCTTGGAGATTTTTACGTCAAAGCTTTTGGCGGCGCGGCCTGGCCGCAGAATTTCGACACCACCCTCAAGGAAGATGGCGAGCAGATCGCCCGCCCCAGCTTCGACTACGAAACCGGGTATACTCTGGGCGTCGCGGTCGGCGCAGCCCTCACGTCGAATATCTCGATGGAGATCGAGTATGCCTACCGCAGCTTCGATGCCGCCATCACGGACCGCGACGAGGATGACGAAAGCAGCAGGGCGGACGGTGATTCCTCTGCCAACGCCTTCATGTTCAACGCGATCTACATGTTTGACGGCATGGGCGCGACTGGGGCGATCCGGCCCTATCTCGGCGGCGGCATCGGCGGGGTCAACGTGGAGACGAGCGTCCCGGGCCAGAATTACGACGCCGATACGTTGCTTGCCTACCAGCTGATCGGCGGCGTTGGCTACGAACTGAACCCCAATGTCACCCTCTACGCCGAGGGACGCTGGTTCCAGACCGAGTCGGGCAGGTTCGACGGGCCGGGCGGGGATTATTTCGACGGCAAGCTCGAAAGCTTCGACCTGCTCGCCGGCCTGCGCTACACCTTCTGA
- the tig gene encoding trigger factor, translated as MQVKETQNEGLKRGYEFTLPAADLAAQVEAKLKEAQPEVEIKGFRKGKVPMAMLKKQFGQRVMGDAMQEAIDTALKNHLETSGDRPALQPKVEMVNGETWKEGDDVVVTVSYEALPAIPEADLSGVELERLVVEASEEQVTEALENLAKNAQSFEDRKKGTKAKSGDQVVIDFKGMVDGEAFEGGTAEDYPLVLGSNSFIPGFEDQLVGAKAGEEVKVEVKFPEDYGHPTLAGKDAVFETTVKAVKAPKAAELDDELAKKFGADDLEALKGQIRQRLEAEYKGASRQILKRALLDKLDGLVKFDLPESLVEAEAGQIAHQLWHEEHPEEHGHNHGEIEPTEEHKSLAERRVRLGLLLAEIGQKAEITVSDQEMTQAVLNQARQYPGQERAFFEFIQQNPQAQQQLRAPIFEDKVVDHIVEGAKVADKPVSKEELEKAIEALDTL; from the coding sequence ATGCAGGTCAAGGAAACCCAGAACGAAGGGCTGAAGCGCGGCTATGAATTCACCCTGCCGGCGGCCGATCTGGCAGCCCAGGTGGAAGCGAAGCTGAAAGAGGCCCAGCCCGAAGTCGAAATCAAGGGCTTCCGCAAGGGCAAGGTCCCGATGGCGATGCTCAAGAAGCAGTTCGGCCAGCGCGTCATGGGCGATGCCATGCAGGAAGCGATCGACACCGCCCTGAAGAACCATCTCGAAACCTCGGGCGACCGTCCGGCGCTGCAGCCGAAGGTCGAAATGGTCAATGGCGAGACCTGGAAGGAAGGCGATGACGTTGTCGTCACCGTTTCCTACGAAGCCCTGCCCGCCATCCCGGAAGCCGATCTTTCGGGCGTCGAGCTTGAGCGCCTGGTTGTCGAAGCCAGCGAAGAGCAAGTGACCGAAGCGCTGGAAAACCTTGCTAAGAACGCGCAGTCCTTCGAGGACCGCAAGAAAGGCACCAAGGCCAAGTCGGGCGACCAGGTCGTGATCGACTTCAAGGGCATGGTTGATGGCGAAGCCTTCGAAGGCGGCACCGCCGAAGACTATCCGCTGGTTCTGGGCTCGAACAGCTTCATCCCCGGCTTCGAAGACCAGCTGGTCGGCGCCAAGGCCGGTGAAGAAGTCAAGGTCGAGGTGAAGTTCCCCGAGGATTACGGCCACCCGACGCTCGCCGGCAAGGACGCGGTCTTCGAGACCACCGTCAAGGCCGTCAAGGCGCCGAAAGCCGCCGAACTCGACGACGAGCTGGCCAAGAAATTCGGTGCCGACGACCTGGAAGCCCTGAAGGGCCAGATCCGTCAGCGGCTCGAGGCCGAATACAAGGGCGCCTCGCGCCAGATCCTGAAGCGCGCGCTGCTCGACAAGCTGGACGGGCTGGTCAAGTTCGACCTGCCGGAATCGCTGGTCGAAGCCGAAGCCGGCCAGATCGCGCACCAGCTCTGGCACGAAGAGCATCCGGAAGAGCACGGCCACAACCACGGCGAAATCGAGCCGACGGAAGAGCACAAGTCGCTCGCCGAGCGTCGCGTTCGCCTTGGCCTGCTGCTCGCCGAGATCGGCCAGAAAGCCGAAATCACCGTCTCTGACCAGGAAATGACCCAGGCCGTGCTGAACCAGGCCCGTCAATATCCGGGCCAGGAACGCGCTTTCTTCGAGTTCATCCAGCAGAACCCGCAGGCTCAGCAGCAGCTGCGCGCGCCGATCTTCGAAGACAAGGTCGTCGACCACATCGTCGAAGGCGCCAAGGTTGCCGACAAGCCGGTCAGCAAGGAAGAGCTGGAAAAGGCCATCGAGGCCCTGGACACGCTCTGA
- a CDS encoding outer membrane protein, producing MKMAYYAILAGMSATAASAGGYVAPVVETPVVPVVETVEPVADWSGFYAGVQYGKGNAELSYAGESADSDFDAYGVHGGYMRDFGSFVLGGELDYNRISMDDTDEDGDLWRLRGRAGYDMGKFLPYATLGVAQLEADDLSETGITYGIGADYMINDKFTVGAEYTRNDFSDVADVDGADLDTDLFQIRAAYRF from the coding sequence ATGAAAATGGCATATTACGCGATCCTGGCCGGCATGTCGGCAACTGCAGCTTCGGCTGGTGGCTATGTTGCCCCGGTCGTTGAAACCCCGGTTGTTCCGGTCGTTGAAACCGTCGAGCCGGTGGCCGACTGGTCGGGCTTCTACGCTGGTGTCCAGTACGGCAAGGGCAATGCCGAGCTGAGCTATGCCGGCGAGTCCGCGGATAGCGATTTCGACGCATATGGCGTGCACGGCGGCTACATGCGTGACTTCGGTTCGTTCGTCCTGGGCGGCGAACTGGACTACAACCGCATCAGCATGGATGACACGGACGAAGACGGCGACCTGTGGCGCCTGCGCGGCCGCGCCGGCTACGACATGGGCAAGTTCCTGCCCTATGCCACGCTCGGCGTCGCCCAGCTGGAAGCGGACGATCTGTCGGAAACCGGTATCACCTACGGTATCGGCGCTGACTACATGATCAACGACAAGTTCACCGTTGGCGCGGAATACACCCGCAACGACTTCTCGGACGTGGCCGACGTCGATGGCGCCGACCTCGACACCGACCTGTTCCAGATCCGCGCGGCCTACCGCTTCTGA
- the fdhA gene encoding formaldehyde dehydrogenase, glutathione-independent: MSNFGVVYTGPGKVEVQKIDDAKMVAPNGRKLEHAVILKVISTNICGSDQHMVRGRTTAQAGLVLGHEITGEVIEIGSDVEMLSVGDVVSVPFNVACGRCRCCREGDTGVCLTVNPERAGGAYGYVDMGGWIGGQARYVTVPYADFNLLKFPDRDRAMEKIRDLTMLSDILPTGFHGALQAGVGVGSVVYVAGAGPVGLAAAASARILGAAVVMIGDFNKERLDHASRVGFTPVDLSKGDNLPEMIADIIGSPEVDAAIDAVGFEARGHSGGEQPAIVLNQMMEITRVAGKIGIPGLYVTEDPGAVDDAAKTGNLSMRFGLGWAKAHTFHTGQTPVLKYNRQLMQAILHDRLPIADIVNATIMPLERAAEGYASFDSGVAKKFVLDPHGLLAA, from the coding sequence ATGAGCAATTTTGGTGTGGTTTACACCGGCCCGGGCAAGGTCGAGGTCCAGAAGATCGACGATGCCAAGATGGTCGCACCGAATGGCCGCAAGCTTGAGCACGCGGTCATCCTGAAGGTCATTTCGACCAATATCTGCGGTTCCGACCAGCACATGGTCAGGGGCCGGACGACGGCGCAGGCCGGGCTGGTCCTGGGTCACGAGATCACCGGCGAGGTCATCGAGATCGGCTCGGATGTCGAGATGTTGTCGGTGGGCGATGTCGTCTCGGTGCCCTTCAACGTGGCCTGCGGTCGTTGCCGCTGCTGCCGCGAAGGCGATACCGGCGTGTGCCTGACCGTGAACCCCGAACGCGCGGGCGGTGCCTATGGTTACGTCGACATGGGCGGCTGGATCGGCGGGCAGGCCCGCTACGTCACCGTGCCTTATGCCGATTTCAACCTGCTGAAATTCCCCGATCGCGATCGCGCGATGGAAAAGATCCGCGACCTGACCATGCTGTCGGACATCCTGCCGACCGGCTTTCACGGCGCGCTTCAGGCAGGGGTGGGCGTCGGTTCGGTTGTCTATGTCGCGGGCGCCGGCCCGGTCGGCCTGGCTGCAGCGGCCTCGGCCCGCATCCTTGGCGCAGCCGTCGTGATGATCGGCGATTTCAACAAGGAACGGCTCGACCATGCCTCTCGCGTGGGTTTCACGCCGGTCGACCTGTCCAAGGGCGACAACCTGCCCGAGATGATCGCCGACATCATCGGCTCGCCCGAAGTCGACGCGGCCATCGATGCCGTCGGCTTCGAGGCGCGCGGGCATTCGGGCGGTGAACAGCCGGCGATCGTGCTGAACCAGATGATGGAAATCACCCGCGTTGCCGGCAAGATCGGCATACCGGGCCTTTACGTCACCGAAGACCCGGGCGCCGTCGACGATGCCGCCAAGACCGGCAATCTCTCGATGCGTTTCGGACTGGGCTGGGCCAAGGCTCATACCTTCCACACCGGCCAGACCCCGGTGCTGAAATACAACCGCCAGCTCATGCAGGCCATCCTGCACGACCGCCTGCCGATCGCCGATATCGTCAACGCCACGATCATGCCGCTGGAACGCGCGGCCGAAGGCTATGCCAGCTTCGACAGCGGCGTGGCCAAGAAATTCGTGCTCGACCCGCACGGGCTTCTGGCCGCCTGA
- a CDS encoding sulfotransferase, with translation MKGPNMSGTVKFVILSDSRSGTSLLSETLNSHPQIVCHGEVFHPTPRGHIKIREEERTLDQLVALREQDPVSFMRLVYDRPGAQAVGFKMWRNQNSEECDRLMADDSVAKIIYERTNILARFASSRLVKATGIYNLAPGAARPARLESKITFDRAEFDKYRARHERIFSTYRQNSRGPVLELTYKSLVEKGFDEVLSFLGAPLQPLAPQKEKLHDSRIIERFESAHHPLIVSTVTEMGCAEWLDE, from the coding sequence ATGAAGGGTCCGAACATGTCCGGGACAGTGAAATTCGTCATTCTCAGCGATTCCCGCTCGGGCACCTCGCTCTTGTCGGAAACCCTGAACAGCCATCCGCAGATCGTCTGCCATGGCGAGGTGTTTCACCCCACGCCCCGCGGCCATATCAAGATCCGCGAGGAAGAACGGACGCTGGACCAGCTTGTCGCGCTGCGCGAGCAAGACCCCGTGTCCTTCATGCGCCTTGTCTATGACCGCCCCGGCGCGCAGGCCGTCGGCTTCAAGATGTGGCGCAACCAGAACAGCGAGGAATGCGACCGGCTGATGGCCGACGATTCCGTCGCCAAGATCATCTACGAACGCACCAATATCCTTGCCCGTTTCGCGTCCAGCCGTCTCGTCAAGGCAACCGGGATCTACAATCTCGCGCCCGGCGCGGCCCGTCCGGCAAGGCTCGAATCGAAGATCACCTTCGACCGGGCGGAATTCGACAAGTATCGGGCGCGACACGAGCGGATCTTTTCGACCTATCGCCAGAATTCGCGCGGGCCCGTCCTGGAACTGACCTACAAGTCGCTGGTCGAGAAGGGCTTCGACGAGGTCCTCTCCTTTCTCGGCGCGCCCCTTCAGCCCCTCGCGCCACAAAAGGAAAAGCTGCACGATTCGCGCATCATCGAGCGCTTCGAGAGCGCGCATCACCCCCTGATCGTCTCGACCGTGACCGAGATGGGCTGCGCCGAATGGCTCGACGAATGA
- a CDS encoding NAD(P)H-hydrate dehydratase has product MGADFPILTTRQMRMVEEAAIQSGAETGGSLMERAGRAAASAIADHWPAFAETGREALILCGPGNNGGDGYVIARHLAGRGWPVRVLAIAPPATAEAQGAAALWRGETVEMGAVSAMPGRAIGLCVDALFGTGISRPLSGEIAGLLRGIAASGCELAAIDILSGICATSGRALGDTRLPEAALTVTFHRPKLGHFLSDGGALGGKIVTCDIGLEPWSAEAGDCVTLAGPSGSLLKRHGHKYSHGHALVIAGGPGKGGAARLAARSALRVGAGLVTLAPPPEALPENAARLDAIMLDGLVDGDALAQRLRDPRISALCLGPGMGLERARRMVPVALGAGRPAVLDADALSAFADGPDALFAQLHEAVVLTPHEGEFARLFPDLGRKLRDEPSRGPAFSRLDAVRIAAARSGATVLLKGPDTVISCPSGRAVIAAATGVNAAPWLATAGSGDVLAGLVTGLLARGFPARDAAGLAAWLHAEAARRFGPGLIAEDLPETVPRVLGAL; this is encoded by the coding sequence ATGGGCGCCGATTTCCCGATCCTGACGACTCGGCAGATGCGCATGGTCGAAGAGGCCGCGATCCAGAGCGGGGCCGAGACGGGCGGCAGCCTGATGGAACGTGCCGGGCGCGCGGCGGCATCGGCCATCGCCGATCACTGGCCGGCCTTCGCCGAGACGGGGCGCGAGGCCCTGATCCTGTGCGGGCCGGGCAACAATGGCGGCGACGGCTATGTCATCGCGCGTCACCTTGCCGGGCGGGGCTGGCCGGTCCGGGTTCTGGCGATCGCGCCGCCCGCCACGGCCGAAGCGCAGGGCGCGGCCGCGCTCTGGCGGGGCGAGACGGTCGAGATGGGCGCGGTTTCGGCCATGCCCGGACGGGCGATCGGGCTTTGTGTCGACGCGCTGTTCGGCACCGGGATCAGCCGCCCGCTTTCAGGCGAAATTGCCGGACTTCTGAGAGGGATAGCCGCCTCGGGCTGCGAGTTGGCGGCCATCGACATCCTGAGCGGGATCTGCGCGACAAGCGGCCGGGCGCTGGGCGATACGCGCCTGCCCGAGGCGGCGCTGACGGTGACATTTCACCGCCCGAAACTGGGGCATTTCCTGTCCGATGGCGGTGCGCTGGGGGGCAAGATCGTCACCTGCGACATCGGGCTGGAGCCCTGGAGCGCCGAGGCCGGCGATTGCGTCACGCTGGCCGGCCCGTCGGGGTCGCTGCTGAAGCGCCATGGCCACAAGTACAGCCATGGCCACGCCCTGGTCATTGCCGGCGGGCCCGGAAAGGGTGGGGCGGCGCGGCTCGCAGCCCGGTCGGCCCTGCGCGTGGGCGCGGGGCTGGTCACGCTTGCGCCGCCGCCCGAGGCTTTGCCTGAAAATGCTGCAAGGCTCGATGCGATCATGCTGGACGGGCTGGTCGATGGCGATGCTTTGGCGCAACGCCTGCGCGATCCGCGGATCAGCGCGCTTTGTCTTGGCCCCGGCATGGGGCTCGAGCGCGCCCGGCGCATGGTGCCCGTGGCGCTGGGGGCGGGGCGTCCGGCGGTGCTGGATGCCGATGCGCTGTCTGCTTTCGCGGATGGGCCGGACGCGCTTTTCGCGCAATTGCACGAGGCAGTCGTGCTGACCCCGCATGAGGGCGAATTCGCCCGGCTATTTCCCGATCTGGGTCGCAAGCTGCGCGACGAGCCAAGCCGCGGGCCGGCCTTTTCACGGCTGGACGCGGTGCGGATCGCGGCGGCGCGCTCGGGCGCGACGGTGCTGCTCAAGGGCCCGGACACGGTGATTTCCTGCCCTTCGGGCCGGGCGGTGATCGCGGCGGCAACCGGGGTGAATGCCGCGCCCTGGCTTGCGACGGCGGGTTCGGGGGATGTGCTGGCCGGACTTGTCACCGGCCTGCTGGCGCGGGGCTTTCCCGCCCGAGACGCGGCGGGCCTTGCGGCCTGGCTCCATGCCGAAGCGGCGCGCCGTTTCGGGCCGGGCCTGATTGCCGAGGATCTGCCCGAGACCGTACCGCGGGTGCTAGGCGCGCTGTGA
- a CDS encoding P-II family nitrogen regulator, with protein sequence MKKVEAIIKPFKLDDVKEALQEVGVQGLSVTEVKGFGRQKGHTELYRGAEYVVDFLPKVKIEMVLPDDLVEVAVDAIISAARTEKIGDGKIFILPVEQAIRIRTGETGDDAV encoded by the coding sequence ATGAAGAAAGTCGAAGCCATCATCAAGCCCTTCAAACTGGATGATGTGAAAGAAGCGCTTCAGGAAGTGGGCGTCCAGGGCCTCTCGGTTACCGAAGTCAAGGGCTTCGGCCGTCAGAAGGGGCATACCGAGCTCTATCGTGGCGCCGAATATGTCGTCGACTTCCTGCCCAAGGTGAAAATCGAGATGGTCCTTCCCGACGATCTGGTCGAAGTTGCTGTCGATGCGATCATCTCCGCGGCCCGCACCGAAAAGATCGGTGACGGCAAGATCTTCATTCTCCCTGTCGAACAGGCGATCCGCATCCGCACCGGCGAAACCGGCGACGACGCAGTCTGA